The genomic DNA GGGCGACAAGTACGAGTCCGTGTCCAACAAGTACGCGCTCGCGCTGCTGGAGCTGCGGCGCCTGGACGAAGCCGAGCAGGTGCTGCGCGGCTCCCTGCGCGTGCACCCGGGCTCGCCGAGCACCAGCGTGCACCTGGGCCGCATCCTCCTGCACCGCAAGGACTACCCCAAGGCCAAGCAGGCCTACCTGGACGCGCTCGCCGCGGATCCGTTCGATCCGGAGATCCACATCGCGCTCACGCGCATCCACGGCTCGCTCGGGGAGACGGCGCTCGTCACCCGCGCCAAGGCGGCGAGCGCGGTGCTCACCGGCCTCAAGCCCGAGGACGTGGAGCAGGTGGCGCGCGACTTCCTGCGCGAGGACTCGGAGCTCGTCGGCGGAGGGGACGTCGAGGCCCAGGACGACGCGGCCCCGAAGCCGGCCGCACCCGAGGCGAAGCGGAAAGACGGCGGGCCCTGACGGCCCCCGCTGACACGCTTCACTCTTTCCTGCGGCGAGACACGGCCTGGGTTAGTTACCGACGACGCGGGGCCCCTCGGGTGTCCCGCCCGCTGCGTCTTTCCCCTTTTCCAGAGAATCCTCCCATGCCGACCGTCCAAGCCTACGCCGCTCCGAGCGCCAAGGCCCCCCTCGCCCCGTTCTCCTTCGAGCGCCGGGAGCCGGGTCCCCACGACGTCCTCATCGACATCCTCTACTGCGGCGTATGCCATTCGGACATCCACTCGGCGCGCGGCGAGTGGGGGCCCCATGGGCTGTACCCCATGGTGCCGGGCCACGAGATCGTCGGGAAGGTCGCCCAGGTGGGCGGCTCCGTCACGAAGTACAAGGTCGGTGACTCCGTCGGTGTGGGCTGCTTCGTGGACTCGTGCCGCGAGTGTGGCCAGTGCCACGCGGGCGAGGAGCAGTTCTGTGACCGCGGCATGGTGGGCACCTACAACGCCAAGGATCGCCACGGCGCCGTGACGCAGGGTGGCTACTCCACCCGCATCACCGTGGACGAGAACTACGTGCTGCGCATCCCGGAGTCCCTTCCGCTCGACCGGGCCGCGCCGCTCTTGTGCGCGGGCATCACCACCTACTCCCCCCTGCGCCACTTCGGCGTGAAGAAGGGCGACAAGGTCGCCGTGGTGGGCCTGGGCGGCCTGGGCCACATGGGCGTGAAGCTCGCCAAGAAGATGGGCGCCGAGGTCACCGTGCTGAGCACCTCGCCCTCCAAGAAGGACGACGCCCTCGCCCTGGGTGCCCACCACTTCGCGGCCACGTCGGACAAGGCGACCTTCAAGCAGCTCGCCGGGAGCTTCGACTTCATCCTCGACACCGTCTCCGCCCAGCACGACTACAACGCCTACCTCAACCTCCTGAAGGTGGACGGCACCATGGTGCTCGTGGGCATGCCCGAGCATCCCTCCCCGCTCTCCGCCGCGCCGCTCGTCATGCGCCGGCGCAAGCTCGCGGGCTCGCTCATCGGTGGCATCCGCGAGACCCAGGAGATGCTCGACTTCTGCGCCGAGCACAACGTGACCTCGGACATCGAGGTCATCCCCATCCAGAAGATCAACGAGGCCTACGAGCGGATGCTCAAGGGTGACGTGCGCTACCGCTTCGTCATCGACACCGCCAGCCTGCGGAAGTGAGTCCGGGCGCGCGCTGAGCCGGGGTATCCTCTCCGCGAGGAGAGGCCCCCGTGATCAAGAAGACGACCGAGCGAGTGGTGAAGTGCCCCCAGTGCCTGGCACCGCTCTCGCCCAAGCACTTCGCCGCCTCGATCGTCTGTGACTACTGCGGCACCGCCGTGCAGTTGGATCCCACGGCCGTTCATGCCGAGCGCTTCCAGCGGGCGTTGAAGGAGTGGAACGACCCCGGGACGCACGGGTACGAGACGTGGTGGAGTCTGGAAAAGAGCCACTGGGCTCCCGGGCCCCTGCTCGCCCGGGGGGACATGACGGACGTCTACGCCGCCGAGCGGGCGCGCACGCCCACCGAGCGCGTCGTGATGAAGGTGCTGCGCGACCCGGCGCACCTGCCCCTCTTCGAGCACGAGTGGCAGGTGCTGCGCGACCTCCAGGCGAGTGAGGCGAACGGAGCGCCCACCTTCGCCGCGCTCCTGCCGCGGCCGGTGACGCGGGGCGTGCTGCGCTCGGGGCCCTTCGTGGACCACTCCGCCATGGTGCTGCGCTGGCCCTCCGGCTTCCTCCACACCTTCGAGGACGTCCGCCGGGCCTACCCCTCGGGCGTGCCCGCCCAGACCACCGTCTGGATGTGGCGGCGCATCCTCGAGTCCCTCTCGTTCATCCACCGCTCGGGCTATGTGCATGGGGCGGTGCTGCCCCCCCATCTGCTCATCCAACAGGGAGAGCATGGCCTGCGGCTGCTGGGCTTCTCCTGCGCGGAGCGCATCGGCCTGCCCCTGCGCGCCTTCCATCCGTACTACCAATCGTTCTACCCCGGCGGCGTCCTGGCCACGCGGCGGCTCCAGGTCGAGGACGACCTGCGGATGAGCGCCCTGTGCATCATCTCCCTGCTCGGAGGAGACCCCGAGCGGGGCACCGTCCCCGGCTCCGTGCCCGCGCCCCTGGCCCTGCTCCTGCGGCAGGTGGGCGTCGGAGAGCACGTGCACGGCAACGGGGACATGGCCTGGACACTTCGCGAGCGCGTTGGTGAAGTGGGCACCGCGGTCTTCGGTCCCCCGAGCTTCCAACCGCTCGTGATGCCGTGAGGCGAGGGCCCACCGTCCAGACGAAGGAGCACCCACCATGGGGTACGGCAACTACAGCAGCCAGGCGCACGAAGCCATCGTGCAGAAGCGCGCGACGGAGCCCGCCAGGGAAGTCTTCCAGCAGACGGGCTGCCACCCGCTGATGAACCCCAAGGGGCTGCGCCTGCGCGAGTCGCGCGACAGCGAGGAGCATCCGAATTCCCTGGGCATCGTCTTCGCGTTGGACGTCACCGGCTCCATGGGGAGCATCCCCAAGGCCATGGCCACGAAGATGCTGCCCAAGTTCATGAAGATCCTCACCGACTGCCACGTGAAGGATCCCCAGTTGCTCTTCATGGCCGTGGGCGACGCGACGAGCGACGAGGCCCCCCTGCAGATGGGCCAGTTCGAGTCCACCGCCCAGCTGATGGACCAGTGGCTCACCTGGAGCTACCTGGAGGGCCACGGCGGCGGCAATGGCCACGAGAGCTACGAGCTCGCGCTCTACACGCTGGCCCAGCACACGGAGATGGACTGCTGGGAGAAGCGCAAGAAGAAGGGCTACGTCTTCATGACGGGAGATGAGCTGCCCTTCCCCTCCCTGTCCAAGCACGTCGTCGAGGGCATCATCGGAGACCGGCTCGATCAGGATCTGACGGTGGAGGAGATCGTCGCCGAGCTGCAGAAGACCTTCGTGCCCTTCTTCGTCATCCCGGACCAGAAGCGCCGCGCGAATTGCGAGGAGCGGTGGCGCGAGCTGCTCGGCGACCACGTGCTGTGCATGAACAACGCCCAGGACATCTGCTACGTGAGCGCGGGCGCCGTCTGTCTGTACGAGGGCCTGGTGCCGGACATCGACGCGCTGGGCCGCGTCTTCAAGGACATGGGCCTGGAGTATGGCGACCTGAGCTCGGTGCTCCGCGCGCTCACGCCCCTGGCGGAGGCGCTCGGACGCACGGGGGGACCCGCGATGCGCGGCACCAAGGCGTCCGAGAGCGTCGTCGGCCGGATCGTCCAGCTCTTCAAATGAAGGGGCCTCGCGAGGGGCGGCGCGTCTCCATCGTCGTGGACCTCGGCTTCGGGGACGCGGGCAAGGGGCTGCTGACCGACTTCCTCGTGCGGCGGGACGGGGCGGGCCTGGTGGTGCGCTACAACGGCGGCGCCCAGGCCGGCCACAACGTCGTCACCCCCGAGGGACGGCATCACACCTTCGCCCAGTTCGGCGCGGGCTCGTTCGTCCCGGGGGTGCGCACGTTCCTCGCCCACCCCTTCGTCCTGCATCCCACCGCGCTCCTGGTGGAAGGCGAGGTGCTGCGCGCCCGGGGCGTGGACGACGTCTTCGAGCGCCTGCGGCTGAGCGAGCGCGCGCGCGTCATCACCCCCTTTCATCAAGCCATGAACCGCCTGCGAGAGCTCGCGCGCGGAGACGCACGGCACGGCTCGTGCGGCGTCGGCGTGGGCGAAACGGTCCGGGACGCGCTCGACTTCCCCGAGGACACGGTGCTCGCCGGAGACTTGAGGGACATTCCCCGGCTCACGCGCAAGCTGCGGCGCATCCGCGAGCGCAAACACGAGGAGCTGCGCGCGCTCCCCCTCCCCGACACCGAGCCCGTCCAACGCGAGCGCTCCCTGTTCGAGTTCGAGGGCGTCATCGAGACCTGGCTCGAGCGGGCGGCGCGGGTGGTGACACTCGGGCTGGTGGTGCCGGACACGACGCTCGGCGCGTGGATGCGGGACACCTCCACCACGGTGTTCGAGGGCGCCCAAGGCGTCCTGCTCGACGAGTGGCGGGGCTTCCATCCCTTCACCACCTGGTCCCGCTGCACCGCGGACAACGCCCTGGAGCTGATCGCCGACAGCGGCGTGGACGCCGAGGTGCGGCGGGTGGGCGTGCTGCGCAGCCACGGGGTCCGCCATGGCGCGGGCCCCTTGCCCACGGAGACTGGGGAATTGCGCCCGCTCGTCTCCGAGCACAACGCCCCCAATGACTGGCAGGGCCGCGTGCGCTACGGCTGGTTCGACGCGGTGCTCGCCCGCTACGCGCTCGACGTGGTGGGCGGCGTGGACGAGCTCGCCCTCACCCACGTGGATCTGCTCGCGCGGCTGCGCACCTGGAAGGCCGCCGCGAGCTACCAGGGCGGGAGCCTCACGCGCCTCACGCTCGCGCCCTCCCCCTCGCTCGAACACCAGGAACGGCTCACGCGGCTGCTGCTGGAGACAGTCCCCACATTCGAGGAGCGCGAGCCCCACGAAGCGCGGGTCCTGGGACACATCGAACAACTCCTGGGCCGCGCCGTGAATTGGTTATCGCGAGGTCCACGGGCGGAGGACGTCTCCCGCCATCACCCATGACCTTCGGGGCTGTATCCCATCCGACAGGGATATCACCCCTCGGCCTTCACGGACAAATCCGACAATTCCAACCTATCCAGGGGTCATAGGTTATCCAGGGATGTCTCGTTCATAGTGCCTTCGCCTCCCCAGCAAGCCGTCCCCGCCGCCCCCCCCCCCCCGAACGGCCCCCCGGGAGCGCGATCACTCGCGCTCCCGGGGGTGCGGCATCATGGGCGTGCGGACCTTCGCCGCGTTCGGGTGGGATCAGCGGGTCCGGCCAATGCCGAAGTAGGTGAATCCCTCCTCCCGGGCCCGCTGGGGATCCCACGCGTTGCGGCCATCGAAGAGCGTGGGACTGCGCATCGTCGCCTTGAGCCGCTTCAGGTCCGGGTGGCGGAACGCGTTCCACTCCGTCACCAGGAAGAGCCCGTCCGCGCCCTCCGCCGCAGCGTAGCAGGTGGGTGCGTAGGTGACGCGGTCTCCAAAGTAGCGGCGCGCGCTCTCCAGCGCGACGGGGTCATGACATTGCACCCGCGCGCCCTTGCCGAGCAGCCCTTCGATCAGCTCCACGGCGGGTGCCTCGCGCATGTCGTCCGTCCTGGGCTTGAACGCCA from Melittangium boletus DSM 14713 includes the following:
- a CDS encoding NAD(P)-dependent alcohol dehydrogenase translates to MPTVQAYAAPSAKAPLAPFSFERREPGPHDVLIDILYCGVCHSDIHSARGEWGPHGLYPMVPGHEIVGKVAQVGGSVTKYKVGDSVGVGCFVDSCRECGQCHAGEEQFCDRGMVGTYNAKDRHGAVTQGGYSTRITVDENYVLRIPESLPLDRAAPLLCAGITTYSPLRHFGVKKGDKVAVVGLGGLGHMGVKLAKKMGAEVTVLSTSPSKKDDALALGAHHFAATSDKATFKQLAGSFDFILDTVSAQHDYNAYLNLLKVDGTMVLVGMPEHPSPLSAAPLVMRRRKLAGSLIGGIRETQEMLDFCAEHNVTSDIEVIPIQKINEAYERMLKGDVRYRFVIDTASLRK
- a CDS encoding serine/threonine protein kinase — translated: MIKKTTERVVKCPQCLAPLSPKHFAASIVCDYCGTAVQLDPTAVHAERFQRALKEWNDPGTHGYETWWSLEKSHWAPGPLLARGDMTDVYAAERARTPTERVVMKVLRDPAHLPLFEHEWQVLRDLQASEANGAPTFAALLPRPVTRGVLRSGPFVDHSAMVLRWPSGFLHTFEDVRRAYPSGVPAQTTVWMWRRILESLSFIHRSGYVHGAVLPPHLLIQQGEHGLRLLGFSCAERIGLPLRAFHPYYQSFYPGGVLATRRLQVEDDLRMSALCIISLLGGDPERGTVPGSVPAPLALLLRQVGVGEHVHGNGDMAWTLRERVGEVGTAVFGPPSFQPLVMP
- a CDS encoding adenylosuccinate synthetase yields the protein MKGPREGRRVSIVVDLGFGDAGKGLLTDFLVRRDGAGLVVRYNGGAQAGHNVVTPEGRHHTFAQFGAGSFVPGVRTFLAHPFVLHPTALLVEGEVLRARGVDDVFERLRLSERARVITPFHQAMNRLRELARGDARHGSCGVGVGETVRDALDFPEDTVLAGDLRDIPRLTRKLRRIRERKHEELRALPLPDTEPVQRERSLFEFEGVIETWLERAARVVTLGLVVPDTTLGAWMRDTSTTVFEGAQGVLLDEWRGFHPFTTWSRCTADNALELIADSGVDAEVRRVGVLRSHGVRHGAGPLPTETGELRPLVSEHNAPNDWQGRVRYGWFDAVLARYALDVVGGVDELALTHVDLLARLRTWKAAASYQGGSLTRLTLAPSPSLEHQERLTRLLLETVPTFEEREPHEARVLGHIEQLLGRAVNWLSRGPRAEDVSRHHP